One window from the genome of Oryza glaberrima chromosome 3, OglaRS2, whole genome shotgun sequence encodes:
- the LOC127765545 gene encoding uncharacterized protein LOC127765545, translated as MVDVDRRPPLPHGLPRPPSHAAGLRRLSTRASAPTTPRASPATPSPSSSAAAAPSPSALLAHLAAAGVSVLPGLSDPELAHAEAALGGLQLPPDLRDLLAIGVPSGDGFPDYRSPAGLRLLRFAAEEVPAAVAAALPGRRAGGRGRWCSSSPPPLVPLYGRHYVPAVPCLAGNPVFHVSDTGVAVAGANIAAFLLRAFAAEPPRGAPLRRQLSAPMPPPAPSPAPSTARRSLDSATGKAPRWIEFWTDAAAAGDRFVEVSTCTSTRANAAPQWVRSYLEWAGSVLRRGGWGGGEVEEMTTGSGGGGEEAVALALTVDRCCGELGRAGWGAEEVVEALGALLGPRTRKRPAVALPPDVAARVGRLAEAVSRAVFTGSGSGSGGNPEPAKRPF; from the coding sequence ATGGTCGACGTcgaccgccgcccgccgctgccgcacggcctcccgcgcccgccctcccacgccgccggcctccgccgcctctccaccCGCGCCTCCGCCCCCACCACCCCGCGCGCCTCGCCCGCCAcgccgtctccctcctcctccgccgccgccgctccctccccttccgccctcctcgcccacctcgccgccgccggcgtctccgTCCTCCCGGGCCTCTCCGACCCGGAGCTCGCCCACGCCGAGGCCGCGCTCGGCGGCCTCCAGCTCCCTCCCGACCTCCGCGACCTCCTCGCGATCGGCGTCCCGTCCGGGGACGGCTTCCCGGACTACCGCTCCCCGGcgggcctccgcctcctccgcttcgccgccgaggaggtccccgccgccgtcgccgccgcgctgcccggCCGCCGGGCGggggggcgggggcggtggtgctcctcctccccgccgcctctCGTCCCGCTATACGGGCGGCATTACGTGCCGGCCGTGCCCTGCCTCGCCGGGAACCCGGTGTTCCACGTCTCGGAcaccggcgtcgccgtcgccggcgccaacATCGCAGCGTTCCTCCTCCGCGCCTTCGCCGCAGAGCCGCCCCGCGGcgcgcccctccgccgccagctCTCCGCGCCGAtgcccccgccggcgccgtctcccGCGCCCTCCACCGCCCGCCGCAGCCTGGACTCCGCCACCGGGAAGGCCCCGCGCTGGATCGAGTTCTGgaccgacgccgcggccgccggcgaccgctTCGTGGAGGTCAGCACGTGCACCAGCACCCGCGCGAACGCGGCGCCGCAGTGGGTGAGGTCGTACCTGGAGTGGGCGGGGTCCGTGCTGCGGCGCGgcgggtggggcggcggcgaggtggaggagatgacgacgggaagcggcggcggcggcgaggaggcggtggcgttggCGCTGACGGTGGACAGGTGCTGCGGCGAGCTGGGTCGGGCGGGGTggggagcggaggaggtggtggaggcgctGGGGGCGCTGCTGGGGCCGAGGACGAGGAagaggccggcggtggcgctgccgcCGGACGTGGCGGCGCGGGTGGGGAGGCTCGCCGAGGCCGTCTCGCGGGCGGTGTTTACCGGGTCCGGGTCCGGATCCGGCGGCAACCCGGAACCCGCCAAGAGGCCATTTTGA